Proteins from one Syngnathus scovelli strain Florida chromosome 17, RoL_Ssco_1.2, whole genome shotgun sequence genomic window:
- the LOC125984470 gene encoding growth arrest and DNA damage-inducible protein GADD45 alpha isoform X1, protein MYNMTFEEITGDNSQERMDSVAKALEEVLTRALPQGCITVGVYEAAKSLNVDPDNVVLCILAADDEDVKDVALQIHFTLIQAFCCENDINILRVNNTRRLAQILAAGGGGGKQSGGEPMDLHCVLVTSPESSLWKDPALSKVNLFCRESRCMDQWVPIINLPER, encoded by the exons ATGTACAACATGACATTTGAGGAAATAACTGGAGATAACTCTCAAGAAAG AATGGATTCGGTGGCGAAAGCGTTAGAAGAGGTCCTGACCAGAGCCTTACCACAGGGCTGCATAACTGTGGGCGTCTACGAGGCAGCAAAGTCCCTTAATGT GGACCCCGACAATGTGGTCTTGTGCATCTTGGCGGCTGATGACGAAGATGTGAAAGACGTGGCCCTGCAGATCCACTTCACCCTCATCCAGGCTTTCTGCTGCGAGAATGACATCAACATCCTGAGAGTGAACAACACCCGGCGCCTGGCTCAAATTCTGGcggcgggaggaggaggagggaagcaGAGCGGGGGCGAGCCCATGGACCTGCACTGCGTGCTTGTCACT AGCCCCGAGTCTTCCCTGTGGAAGGACCCGGCCTTGAGCAAAGTCAACCTCTTCTGCAGGGAGAGTCGCTGCATGGACCAATGGGTGCCCATCATCAACCTGCCCGAGCGATGA
- the LOC125984470 gene encoding growth arrest and DNA damage-inducible protein GADD45 alpha isoform X2: MDSVAKALEEVLTRALPQGCITVGVYEAAKSLNVDPDNVVLCILAADDEDVKDVALQIHFTLIQAFCCENDINILRVNNTRRLAQILAAGGGGGKQSGGEPMDLHCVLVTSPESSLWKDPALSKVNLFCRESRCMDQWVPIINLPER, translated from the exons ATGGATTCGGTGGCGAAAGCGTTAGAAGAGGTCCTGACCAGAGCCTTACCACAGGGCTGCATAACTGTGGGCGTCTACGAGGCAGCAAAGTCCCTTAATGT GGACCCCGACAATGTGGTCTTGTGCATCTTGGCGGCTGATGACGAAGATGTGAAAGACGTGGCCCTGCAGATCCACTTCACCCTCATCCAGGCTTTCTGCTGCGAGAATGACATCAACATCCTGAGAGTGAACAACACCCGGCGCCTGGCTCAAATTCTGGcggcgggaggaggaggagggaagcaGAGCGGGGGCGAGCCCATGGACCTGCACTGCGTGCTTGTCACT AGCCCCGAGTCTTCCCTGTGGAAGGACCCGGCCTTGAGCAAAGTCAACCTCTTCTGCAGGGAGAGTCGCTGCATGGACCAATGGGTGCCCATCATCAACCTGCCCGAGCGATGA